The uncultured Fusobacterium sp. region AAAAAGAGATAATTTATGATGAACTTTTAGAAAAAATACCTAATAAATATATTTTAACTATTATAAGTGGACAAAGAGCAAGAGAGATAGGAAAGGGAGACCAACTATTAACTAAATG contains the following coding sequences:
- the rpoZ gene encoding DNA-directed RNA polymerase subunit omega; its protein translation is MKKEIIYDELLEKIPNKYILTIISGQRAREIGKGDQLLTKCSKKDTDVKKAFREILDGKIGYEFAEDKVED